From a region of the Lentilactobacillus curieae genome:
- a CDS encoding QueT transporter family protein — MNSKINFFGIDSLIDIVKAAVVAALYIVLTTTVFAAFSFGPIQFRFAEGLNNLVPFNKRYIVAITLGCFISNMMSSLGPVDMIFGTFETFITLVTIHFVTKKMSSLPLKLVISVLIGTFYMFIIAFEIAFFGSSAFWPTFWSSYLTTGIGEFVTMGIGAVILYFVNMSVDLSK; from the coding sequence ATGAATTCTAAGATCAATTTTTTCGGCATCGATAGCCTGATCGACATCGTAAAGGCTGCCGTTGTCGCTGCACTCTATATCGTGTTAACCACGACGGTCTTTGCAGCCTTTAGTTTTGGCCCCATCCAATTTCGTTTCGCCGAAGGGCTTAACAACTTAGTTCCCTTCAACAAGCGGTACATCGTTGCCATCACCTTAGGATGCTTTATCTCTAACATGATGTCTTCTTTGGGGCCGGTCGATATGATTTTCGGAACTTTCGAAACATTTATCACATTAGTTACGATCCACTTTGTAACTAAGAAAATGAGCAGTTTGCCTTTAAAACTGGTCATATCAGTATTAATCGGAACTTTTTACATGTTCATCATTGCCTTTGAAATCGCATTCTTTGGTAGTAGCGCATTTTGGCCTACCTTCTGGAGTTCATACTTAACTACCGGAATTGGCGAGTTTGTCACTATGGGAATCGGTGCGGTGATCTTGTACTTTGTTAACATGTCCGTTGACTTAAGCAAATAG
- a CDS encoding NCS2 family permease, with translation MSSISKFFDFENRHTNFKTETLAGITTFVSMVYILFVNPNILGASGIDKGAVFTATALASAFGCFVMGVLANYPIAISASLGQNAFFAYSVCIGMKVPWETALAGVFAASLIFVILTATKVRERIIDAIPADLKSAIGGGIGLFIALIGLSEGGIVAANKDSIIGLGHLSGTTWLTIFGLLVTLILMSMKVPGAIFIGMVLNSILGLFTGLIPMPHQIVSAMPSLKPTFGVAISHIGDINSVQLVVVVLTFLLVTFFDTAGTLVGLAEQAGFIKNNKIPNVGKALVADSSTMLVGSVLGTSPMGAFVESSAGIAIGGRTGFTTIVVGILFVLGAFFSPMLGVITSQVTAPALIIVGVLMAQALKNVHWDQFEIAAPAFITLVGMPFTYSIADGIALGFITYPITMIAAKRGKEVSPMMYALAVIFVIFLWILES, from the coding sequence ATGTCATCAATTAGTAAGTTCTTCGACTTTGAAAATCGCCACACTAATTTCAAAACCGAAACATTAGCCGGAATCACCACATTCGTTTCCATGGTGTACATTTTGTTTGTTAACCCAAACATCTTGGGTGCATCAGGAATCGATAAGGGTGCTGTCTTCACAGCAACCGCATTAGCCTCAGCATTTGGCTGTTTTGTAATGGGTGTTCTTGCTAATTACCCAATTGCAATTTCTGCTAGTTTGGGCCAAAACGCATTCTTTGCATACTCTGTTTGTATTGGAATGAAGGTTCCTTGGGAAACTGCCCTCGCTGGCGTTTTCGCCGCTTCATTGATCTTCGTTATTTTAACTGCAACTAAAGTTCGTGAACGAATCATCGATGCCATCCCCGCTGATTTAAAATCAGCTATCGGTGGTGGGATTGGATTATTCATAGCCTTAATTGGTTTATCAGAAGGTGGAATTGTTGCTGCCAACAAGGACTCAATTATTGGCCTTGGTCACCTTTCCGGAACCACCTGGTTAACGATTTTTGGGCTACTGGTTACCTTAATTTTAATGAGTATGAAAGTTCCAGGTGCCATCTTTATTGGAATGGTTCTTAACTCAATTCTGGGATTATTTACTGGTTTAATTCCAATGCCTCACCAAATTGTTTCAGCAATGCCTAGCCTTAAACCAACATTTGGAGTGGCAATTTCTCACATTGGCGACATTAACTCAGTTCAGTTAGTAGTTGTTGTTCTGACCTTCTTGTTGGTTACCTTCTTTGATACTGCAGGTACCCTGGTTGGTTTGGCAGAACAAGCTGGTTTTATTAAAAACAACAAGATTCCCAACGTTGGTAAAGCCCTAGTCGCTGACTCATCAACCATGTTGGTGGGTTCAGTGTTAGGAACTTCACCAATGGGTGCCTTCGTTGAATCATCTGCCGGAATTGCTATTGGTGGCCGGACCGGATTTACCACCATCGTCGTTGGAATCTTATTCGTCCTTGGTGCCTTCTTCTCACCAATGCTTGGTGTAATTACTAGCCAAGTTACCGCTCCAGCATTAATTATCGTTGGGGTATTAATGGCTCAAGCGCTTAAAAACGTTCATTGGGATCAATTTGAAATCGCTGCACCAGCATTTATCACACTAGTAGGAATGCCATTCACTTACAGTATTGCTGACGGAATTGCTCTTGGATTTATTACTTACCCAATTACAATGATTGCAGCAAAACGTGGTAAGGAAGTTAGTCCAATGATGTACGCATTGGCAGTAATCTTCGTTATCTTCCTTTGGATTCTCGAATCCTAA